In Pelosinus sp. UFO1, one genomic interval encodes:
- the rplD gene encoding 50S ribosomal protein L4, with protein MPKVAVYDITGAKTGEMELNDSVFGVEVNESVLHQAVVMQLASQRLGTASTKTRGLVRGGGRKPWKQKGTGRARAGSTRSPIWVGGGTTFGPQPRSYAFSMPRKQRRLAIKSALTAKLQDGELVVVDSIAFDAPKTKNVIDMLSSFNTTSKKNLIITGEMLENVEKSARNIPGVKAIPAASSLNVYDLLYHDKVFVTKDAITRIEEVLA; from the coding sequence ATGCCGAAAGTAGCAGTATATGATATCACTGGTGCAAAAACTGGTGAAATGGAATTAAATGATAGCGTTTTTGGTGTTGAAGTTAATGAATCCGTACTACATCAAGCAGTAGTAATGCAGCTTGCTAGTCAACGTTTAGGTACAGCTTCAACTAAAACTAGAGGTCTAGTACGTGGCGGTGGTAGAAAACCTTGGAAACAAAAGGGCACAGGTCGTGCGCGCGCTGGTAGTACCCGTTCCCCAATTTGGGTAGGTGGTGGTACTACATTTGGTCCGCAACCTCGTTCTTATGCGTTCAGCATGCCAAGAAAACAACGTCGTCTAGCAATTAAATCTGCTTTAACTGCAAAACTTCAAGATGGAGAATTGGTAGTAGTAGACAGCATTGCTTTTGATGCACCAAAGACTAAAAATGTAATCGACATGTTGAGTAGTTTTAACACTACAAGCAAGAAAAACTTAATCATTACTGGTGAAATGTTGGAAAATGTTGAAAAGTCAGCACGAAATATTCCTGGCGTTAAAGCAATTCCCGCTGCCAGTAGTTTAAATGTATATGATCTTTTGTATCATGACAAAGTGTTTGTTACTAAAGATGCAATCACCCGTATTGAGGAGGTGCTAGCCTAA
- the rplW gene encoding 50S ribosomal protein L23, with protein MQNLRDVLIRPLVTEKTTAMMEENKYTFVVPLRVNKVEIRQAVEQIFKVKVLAVHTVRVMGKTKRMGKTQGKRPDYKKAIVKLAPGQNIEFFEGV; from the coding sequence ATGCAAAATTTGCGCGATGTACTTATTCGTCCGCTTGTTACTGAGAAAACCACTGCTATGATGGAAGAAAACAAATATACTTTCGTTGTACCATTGAGAGTTAATAAAGTTGAAATACGTCAAGCAGTAGAACAAATTTTCAAAGTAAAAGTACTAGCTGTGCACACCGTTCGTGTGATGGGTAAAACCAAACGTATGGGCAAGACACAAGGTAAGCGTCCAGATTACAAGAAAGCAATTGTAAAACTGGCTCCTGGTCAGAATATAGAATTCTTTGAAGGTGTGTAA
- the rplB gene encoding 50S ribosomal protein L2: protein MAVKSFKPYTPSRRFMTASNFEEITADKPERSLVERLQQHAGRNNQGRMTVRHQGGGHKRLYRIIDFKRNKDGIVAKVATIEYDPNRSARIALLHYADGEKRYILAPNGLKVDDKVMSGPEADIKVGNALPIKNIPVGTQLHNIELKIGKGGQMVRSAGASAQLMAKEGEHALLRLPSGEQRKVHINCKATIGQVGNLEHENITIGKAGRSRWLGIRPANRGVAMNPIDHPHGGGEGHSPVGRKHPVTPWGKHAYGVKTRRNKTSNKMIVKRRTK from the coding sequence ATGGCAGTAAAAAGCTTTAAACCTTATACTCCAAGCCGAAGATTTATGACTGCGTCTAATTTTGAAGAAATTACCGCAGATAAACCAGAGCGTTCGCTAGTTGAGCGTCTACAACAACATGCTGGCCGTAATAACCAAGGTCGTATGACTGTTAGACATCAAGGCGGCGGCCATAAACGCCTGTATAGAATTATTGATTTTAAACGTAATAAAGACGGAATCGTAGCGAAAGTAGCTACTATCGAGTATGATCCTAATCGTTCTGCTCGCATCGCTCTACTTCACTATGCAGACGGCGAAAAACGTTACATTTTGGCTCCTAATGGCCTAAAAGTTGACGATAAAGTTATGAGTGGTCCTGAAGCGGATATTAAAGTAGGTAACGCGTTACCAATTAAAAATATTCCTGTAGGTACTCAACTTCATAATATCGAACTTAAAATCGGCAAAGGCGGACAAATGGTTCGTTCTGCTGGTGCATCTGCACAGCTCATGGCAAAAGAAGGCGAGCATGCACTTTTAAGATTACCATCTGGTGAACAACGTAAAGTGCATATTAATTGTAAAGCAACCATTGGCCAAGTGGGTAACTTGGAACATGAAAACATTACAATTGGTAAAGCTGGTCGTTCTCGTTGGCTTGGCATTCGTCCTGCTAACCGTGGTGTTGCGATGAATCCGATTGATCATCCACATGGTGGTGGTGAAGGTCATTCCCCAGTTGGACGTAAACATCCTGTTACACCTTGGGGTAAACATGCTTATGGTGTTAAAACTCGTCGTAATAAAACATCGAATAAGATGATTGTTAAAAGACGTACGAAGTAA